GAGGGATCTCAACCGAGTGCCAGGACAGCCCTTTGAGCCCCAGCACGAGGCGGACCTTTTCGGAGTAGTTGGAGAAATCGTAGTGGTGCAGAATGAGTTCGGCGGCCATAGCCCCTCCCCAGCCTCTTAGTCTGGATTTTGCCCAGCGTCATCCAGGCTGCCTCGTTCTCCTGTGTTCTGTCCAGAGAGCAGGAGCCACTCGCTGAAGTGCTCAATCATGACCCCGATAACGCTCGTTTCCTCCTCCGAGGCAAAGCCGATGTACACATACTCGTCGATGTCTTCCCACACGCTCGGGACAGGGCTATCGACAAAGTACACCGTCAAGGCATCTGCGCCAGGATTGTAGTGAACCCACAGTTGAGCTGGATCGAGTTTCTTGGGGAAATAGCTCTTGACCGACTCGGGGATGCTTATCGACGCCATTGGATCGTCTCTCCCTTTTTCAGCCGTCTGACTCTGTA
This window of the Desulfurellaceae bacterium genome carries:
- a CDS encoding DUF2283 domain-containing protein, translated to MASISIPESVKSYFPKKLDPAQLWVHYNPGADALTVYFVDSPVPSVWEDIDEYVYIGFASEEETSVIGVMIEHFSEWLLLSGQNTGERGSLDDAGQNPD